A genomic segment from Gimesia sp. encodes:
- a CDS encoding DUF2149 domain-containing protein, producing the protein MSDQSHPFSTNQSQQGNRLQQFRTLRKGTSSRLADDTEDDPLAALANLFDVAMVFAVALMVSLISYLQVPALLKDKDYTIITDPGTPEMEIIVKEGQEIKQYEASQSKGAGKGQLLGQAYQLPDGRVIYVPAEGEPTGTP; encoded by the coding sequence ATGTCTGATCAGAGTCATCCATTCTCCACGAATCAGTCACAACAGGGGAACCGACTGCAGCAGTTTCGTACCCTGCGAAAAGGAACATCTTCCCGGCTGGCAGACGACACAGAGGATGACCCGTTGGCAGCACTGGCCAACCTCTTTGATGTCGCCATGGTTTTCGCGGTAGCCCTGATGGTCTCGTTGATTTCCTATCTGCAGGTCCCGGCCCTGCTCAAGGATAAGGATTACACCATCATCACAGATCCAGGCACACCTGAGATGGAAATCATCGTCAAAGAGGGGCAGGAAATTAAACAGTATGAGGCCTCCCAATCGAAGGGAGCGGGCAAAGGTCAACTGCTGGGACAGGCTTACCAGTTACCAGACGGGCGTGTGATCTATGTGCCTGCAGAGGGTGAGCCGACTGGTACCCCGTAA